A portion of the Shewanella sp. SNU WT4 genome contains these proteins:
- a CDS encoding ABC transporter ATP-binding protein, translating into MSNSIRLEITAGALQYHGSDAAIVSGLNMTLAPGKWTALLGRSGCGKTSLLRFLAGLLTDKVTWSGQLTIDGAKSLQGNIAYMAQQDLLMPWLNVIDNVCFANKFAATVNAPKSNASQDRAYELLTLVGLTGHELSMPAQLSGGMRQRVALARTLMQDQPMVLMDEPFSALDAVTRYRLQALAAQVLADKTVLLITHDPQEALRLSDAIYIMQGQPAAALALAVPSSPIPRKMDAELAALQQQIIDSLEVDYV; encoded by the coding sequence ATGAGTAACAGTATTCGCTTAGAGATAACGGCTGGGGCTTTGCAGTATCACGGCAGCGATGCTGCGATTGTATCTGGGCTTAATATGACCCTAGCGCCAGGCAAATGGACGGCATTATTGGGGCGTAGTGGTTGCGGTAAAACATCACTGCTGCGATTTTTAGCTGGGTTATTAACGGATAAAGTCACTTGGTCTGGGCAACTGACCATAGATGGCGCTAAAAGCTTGCAAGGCAATATTGCCTATATGGCGCAGCAAGACTTATTAATGCCTTGGCTCAACGTGATAGATAACGTGTGTTTTGCCAATAAGTTTGCAGCGACGGTTAACGCGCCTAAATCGAATGCCAGCCAAGACAGAGCTTATGAGCTGCTCACTCTAGTGGGGCTTACAGGCCATGAACTCTCGATGCCAGCACAATTGTCAGGAGGGATGCGCCAGCGCGTGGCATTAGCGCGCACCTTAATGCAAGACCAGCCCATGGTACTGATGGATGAGCCGTTTTCGGCGCTTGATGCCGTGACGCGTTATCGCTTGCAAGCCTTGGCCGCGCAAGTGCTGGCCGATAAAACCGTATTGCTAATTACCCATGATCCCCAAGAAGCCTTAAGGCTAAGTGATGCGATTTATATCATGCAAGGGCAACCTGCCGCGGCGCTCGCCTTAGCTGTACCGTCCAGCCCCATCCCGCGAAAAATGGATGCTGAACTTGCGGCATTACAGCAACAGATAATAGACAGCTTAGAGGTGGATTATGTCTAA
- the thiD gene encoding bifunctional hydroxymethylpyrimidine kinase/phosphomethylpyrimidine kinase, translating to MPALTPKAPATSIANTPIVLTIAGSDSGGGAGIQADIKAISATGSYACSVITALTAQNTQGVSGIYPISSDFVEQQLDAVFTDLNVAAVKVGMLSDANIIRSVAKKLIQYAPRFLVVDPVMVATSGDLLLQSSAIDCLKAELLPLADVITPNLPEAAALINKDVPASETAMTAMISELRALGAKSVLLKGGHLEQDQNSTDLLILADEIIRLSAARINTCNTHGTGCTLSAAIASYLAQGHDLPAAVALGKDYITAALIHADELNIGQGHGPVNHFFGLKA from the coding sequence ATGCCTGCGTTAACCCCTAAAGCTCCTGCCACATCCATAGCTAACACCCCGATTGTTTTAACCATTGCCGGTTCCGACAGTGGTGGCGGCGCGGGTATTCAAGCGGATATTAAAGCGATTTCGGCCACCGGCAGTTATGCCTGCTCTGTGATTACGGCATTAACGGCGCAAAATACCCAAGGCGTGTCTGGCATTTACCCCATCAGCAGCGATTTTGTCGAGCAGCAATTAGATGCAGTATTCACCGATCTTAATGTGGCTGCGGTTAAAGTGGGTATGCTCAGTGATGCCAACATTATTCGCTCTGTGGCCAAAAAACTCATTCAATACGCGCCGCGCTTTTTAGTGGTTGACCCTGTGATGGTAGCGACCAGTGGCGATCTGCTGCTGCAAAGCTCGGCCATCGATTGCCTTAAGGCTGAATTACTGCCGTTAGCGGATGTGATCACCCCTAACTTGCCAGAAGCCGCTGCTCTCATTAATAAGGACGTGCCAGCTAGCGAAACCGCTATGACAGCCATGATAAGTGAGCTGCGTGCATTAGGCGCTAAGTCAGTGTTACTTAAGGGCGGGCATTTAGAGCAAGATCAAAACAGCACAGATTTATTGATTTTAGCTGACGAGATTATTCGCTTATCGGCCGCGCGCATCAACACCTGCAACACCCACGGCACAGGTTGCACCTTATCGGCAGCCATCGCCTCTTACTTAGCCCAAGGCCATGATTTACCCGCAGCTGTCGCCCTTGGCAAAGATTATATTACCGCGGCGCTTATTCATGCCGATGAGCTCAATATTGGCCAAGGCCACGGGCCTGTGAATCACTTCTTTGGTTTGAAAGCCTAA
- a CDS encoding IS4 family transposase — MSIFNPNKWAYDHFHHAELGDKRRAARLTVVAEHMAVGSGKSVARSCNGEDAKLEGAYRLIRNDNVSPSMIRAAGFARTAQAIENINEILALEDTTALSYKHSVASELGKLGKPTDKSRGWWVHSVLLLDSHTSRTLGLIHQDWWCRPDNPNEADEKESGKWADASYFTRQRLQAHMSRVISVCDREADIMHYLSDKQSHSERFVVRAKHARNLVEYEAKLFEHMDSHPVTGGYTIAIPQKGIKEASGKSKNRPSRTAKLTLKASAVNIKHNRQQHAINVVYAQELNPPQGEDGLSWMLLTSEPIDTLAQQLHVIDIYTTRWRIEDFHKAWKTGAGVERLRMTSPDNLERAASILCFIGVRLLQLREVMSLPIYLRKRGQIEAAQSMENQSCSNVLENDEWRVLMQLYKPRGHKGKEAPNMKWAYQSLAKLGGFNDSKRTGMASWSTIWEGWDDLQAQVKGYRLAKALFEAGETL; from the coding sequence ATGTCAATTTTTAACCCGAACAAATGGGCATATGATCACTTTCATCATGCTGAGCTAGGTGATAAACGACGAGCGGCAAGGTTAACCGTCGTCGCTGAACACATGGCGGTTGGCAGCGGTAAATCGGTTGCCAGATCTTGTAATGGTGAAGATGCCAAACTCGAAGGAGCCTATCGATTGATCCGCAATGATAATGTTAGCCCATCTATGATCAGAGCCGCCGGTTTTGCTCGCACCGCCCAAGCGATTGAAAATATAAATGAAATACTTGCTCTCGAAGACACGACAGCCCTGAGTTATAAGCACAGTGTGGCGTCTGAATTAGGGAAATTAGGCAAACCTACCGATAAGTCTCGTGGTTGGTGGGTTCATTCTGTCTTGCTACTGGATAGCCATACTTCTCGGACCTTGGGCTTGATCCACCAAGATTGGTGGTGTCGACCTGATAATCCCAACGAGGCCGATGAAAAAGAGAGCGGTAAATGGGCCGATGCATCCTATTTTACGCGGCAACGCTTGCAGGCTCACATGTCGCGAGTGATCTCAGTGTGTGATAGAGAAGCGGATATCATGCATTATTTATCGGATAAACAATCACATAGTGAACGGTTTGTGGTGCGGGCAAAACATGCAAGAAACCTAGTAGAATACGAGGCTAAGCTGTTTGAGCACATGGATAGTCATCCCGTTACCGGCGGATACACCATCGCCATCCCACAAAAAGGCATAAAGGAAGCCAGTGGGAAAAGCAAGAATCGTCCCTCGCGAACAGCCAAACTCACCCTCAAAGCCAGTGCGGTTAACATCAAACATAATCGTCAGCAGCATGCGATTAATGTGGTGTACGCACAAGAGCTCAATCCTCCCCAAGGTGAAGATGGACTATCTTGGATGCTACTGACCAGTGAGCCGATTGACACGTTGGCGCAGCAACTTCATGTGATTGATATTTATACCACTAGATGGCGCATTGAGGACTTTCATAAGGCGTGGAAAACCGGCGCGGGGGTTGAAAGGTTACGCATGACATCGCCAGACAACCTTGAGCGAGCGGCCTCGATACTTTGCTTTATTGGTGTGCGGCTACTGCAACTTCGGGAAGTGATGAGCCTGCCAATTTATCTGAGAAAAAGAGGGCAAATCGAAGCAGCGCAAAGCATGGAAAATCAAAGCTGCAGCAATGTCTTAGAGAATGATGAATGGCGAGTACTGATGCAGCTCTACAAGCCAAGGGGACATAAAGGCAAAGAAGCCCCAAATATGAAGTGGGCTTATCAATCCTTGGCCAAACTAGGAGGCTTTAATGATAGCAAGCGCACGGGAATGGCCAGCTGGTCCACGATTTGGGAGGGATGGGATGATCTTCAGGCTCAGGTAAAGGGGTATCGCTTAGCCAAAGCCCTATTTGAAGCCGGAGAAACGCTATGA